In the Syntrophales bacterium genome, one interval contains:
- the rpmG gene encoding 50S ribosomal protein L33 produces the protein MRDIITLACGECKQRNYTTTKNKRTMKNRLELKKYCRFCQVHTVHKETK, from the coding sequence ATGAGAGATATCATTACCCTGGCCTGCGGTGAATGCAAGCAGAGAAATTATACGACGACGAAGAACAAGAGAACCATGAAAAATCGTCTCGAATTAAAGAAGTACTGTCGCTTTTGCCAGGTTCACACAGTACATAAGGAAACAAAGTAG
- the amrB gene encoding AmmeMemoRadiSam system protein B has product MDDHIRKALLAGSWYPASSRELQRRIEEYAGSVSMPALSEKDDLLAVITPHAGLSYSGRVAAAAWTFAARAAPDAIILIGISHRQPFRGATVYGGAGYESPLGVLPVDRELAGLLLDRGDVDLISRGFDERNPENSIELQVPFIQILLPGLSFVPVTVGSQDPRVCDAVASAIIASVKRENRKVLVAASSDFSHFHRYDGAVKMDLATLDFIKKMDAPGLHDAIERGASEACGYGPIRIAMTVAEAWGCNSVQVLQYENSGDVTGDRSGVVGYAAVALMKSAEQELKNRELSEDEENELINIARESIGHALAGRKFSANQAMGERLREPRGAFVTLKQRGTLRGCIGYIHPVKPLCKTVADAARAAAFDDPRFASLTPEEFENMDIEISVLEPLRKISTIDEIEPGRHGLYITRGSRSGLLLPQVARDHRWDTITFLEETCIKAGLPPDSWRDSDTEIYLFCARVIGKGR; this is encoded by the coding sequence ATGGACGATCATATTCGCAAGGCGCTCCTGGCGGGGTCCTGGTATCCGGCCTCATCCCGCGAGCTGCAACGACGGATCGAGGAATATGCCGGCAGTGTCTCTATGCCTGCGCTGTCGGAAAAGGACGATCTGCTTGCCGTAATAACACCCCATGCGGGCCTGTCCTATTCGGGCAGGGTTGCCGCTGCAGCCTGGACGTTTGCCGCCCGGGCGGCCCCTGACGCGATAATCCTCATAGGCATAAGCCACAGACAGCCCTTCAGGGGCGCCACCGTGTATGGCGGCGCCGGTTACGAGTCTCCTCTGGGGGTGCTGCCTGTTGACAGGGAACTGGCGGGCCTTCTGCTTGATCGTGGTGACGTTGATCTGATCTCACGGGGCTTTGATGAAAGGAATCCGGAAAACTCGATAGAATTGCAGGTTCCCTTCATCCAGATCCTTCTTCCGGGTCTGTCCTTCGTGCCGGTTACCGTGGGGTCCCAGGATCCGAGAGTATGCGATGCCGTCGCGTCGGCGATAATCGCTTCAGTGAAGAGGGAAAATCGGAAGGTACTGGTCGCCGCAAGCTCTGACTTTTCTCACTTTCACCGGTACGACGGGGCTGTGAAAATGGACCTGGCGACGCTGGATTTCATAAAGAAAATGGATGCCCCCGGTCTGCACGACGCGATTGAGCGAGGGGCATCGGAAGCCTGTGGCTACGGTCCCATACGGATAGCCATGACTGTTGCCGAGGCGTGGGGCTGTAACAGCGTACAGGTGCTGCAATACGAAAACTCCGGCGATGTGACGGGCGACAGATCGGGCGTCGTAGGCTACGCTGCCGTGGCGCTGATGAAGAGTGCGGAACAGGAGTTGAAGAACAGGGAACTGTCCGAGGACGAAGAGAATGAACTGATCAACATCGCCCGGGAAAGTATCGGCCATGCCCTGGCGGGTCGAAAGTTTTCCGCAAACCAGGCCATGGGGGAGCGTCTTCGTGAACCACGGGGCGCGTTCGTTACCCTGAAGCAACGGGGAACCTTGCGAGGGTGTATCGGCTACATCCATCCCGTGAAGCCTCTCTGCAAAACGGTGGCGGATGCGGCCCGGGCGGCTGCCTTTGACGATCCCCGGTTTGCATCGCTGACCCCGGAAGAATTCGAAAACATGGATATCGAGATATCGGTATTGGAGCCCCTGCGGAAGATCAGCACTATCGATGAAATAGAGCCCGGCCGACATGGCCTGTATATTACCAGGGGTTCCCGTTCGGGCCTGTTGCTGCCGCAGGTGGCCCGTGATCATCGCTGGGACACCATCACTTTTTTAGAAGAAACCTGTATCAAGGCGGGCCTCCCCCCGGACTCCTGGAGGGACAGTGACACGGAGATATACCTTTTCTGCGCCCGGGTCATAGGAAAGGGTCGCTGA
- the mgtE gene encoding magnesium transporter, producing the protein MPDTILNELKELLEAALAGDDASHDALTEQLEAYLEAGDRESLRDFFASVHPADAAHIFESYSPERACAFLRILDITSQVEIFNYIPARFEARMATTMSRHELAAIIGAMSHDERADLFNRLTPEQRDDILPALAQVEREDIHKLASYPEGTAGAVMTSDYCTLEPDLTAAGALDKLRREAPDKETIYHSYVIDTDRKLLGVVSLRDLVMASPGAPVKDIMISEPIFGRATDNDEDTADIMAKYDLIAMPILNGDDRLVGIVTFDDVQDIIEEEATEDFHRMGSISGIGEKLTETSFMEAGSWLLIQKRFPWLLALVFVNLLSGAGIAYFEDTIRAVVALVFFMPLLIASGGNAGAQSATLMVRALATGDVKTKDWVTLLGREVGIALLLGLGMALAVSFVGVFRSGPEVALVVALTMMAVVLFGSLVGCLLPCLLTRFNIDPATASVPLITSIADVGGIIIYFNIATRLLKMHGIL; encoded by the coding sequence ATGCCGGACACCATCCTTAATGAATTAAAAGAACTTCTGGAAGCGGCCCTCGCCGGGGACGACGCCAGCCACGACGCCCTGACGGAACAGCTCGAAGCGTACCTGGAAGCAGGCGACAGGGAATCGTTGCGTGATTTCTTCGCCTCCGTCCATCCCGCCGACGCGGCCCATATCTTTGAATCCTATTCTCCTGAACGTGCCTGCGCCTTTCTGAGAATTCTGGACATCACGTCACAGGTCGAGATATTCAACTATATTCCGGCCCGGTTCGAAGCCCGCATGGCCACGACAATGAGCCGCCACGAACTGGCCGCCATTATAGGCGCCATGTCCCATGACGAGCGCGCAGACCTGTTCAACCGGCTCACGCCGGAGCAACGGGACGACATTCTCCCGGCCCTCGCGCAGGTAGAGCGCGAGGATATCCACAAGCTCGCGTCCTACCCGGAAGGGACGGCCGGCGCCGTCATGACCTCCGATTACTGCACCCTGGAGCCCGATCTTACCGCCGCGGGGGCATTGGACAAACTCCGCAGGGAGGCGCCCGACAAGGAAACAATCTACCACTCCTATGTCATTGATACTGACAGGAAGCTTCTGGGGGTGGTGTCGTTGCGGGATCTGGTGATGGCATCACCGGGCGCCCCGGTGAAGGACATCATGATCAGCGAGCCGATTTTCGGCCGGGCCACGGACAACGATGAGGATACGGCGGACATCATGGCCAAGTATGACCTCATTGCAATGCCCATCTTAAACGGTGATGACAGGCTCGTGGGAATCGTCACCTTCGATGACGTGCAGGACATCATCGAAGAAGAAGCTACCGAGGACTTTCACCGCATGGGCTCCATTTCGGGGATCGGTGAAAAGCTCACGGAAACCAGCTTCATGGAAGCCGGATCGTGGCTTCTTATCCAGAAGCGTTTTCCCTGGCTGCTGGCGCTGGTTTTCGTCAACCTCCTTTCAGGAGCGGGAATCGCCTATTTCGAAGACACCATCCGGGCGGTCGTGGCACTGGTTTTCTTCATGCCGCTCCTCATCGCAAGCGGAGGTAACGCCGGTGCTCAGTCAGCCACGCTGATGGTGCGCGCCCTGGCTACGGGGGACGTTAAAACAAAGGATTGGGTCACCCTCCTGGGCAGAGAGGTGGGCATCGCCCTCCTCCTGGGCCTCGGCATGGCCCTGGCGGTGTCCTTCGTGGGCGTCTTCAGGTCCGGGCCCGAGGTGGCCCTGGTGGTGGCCCTTACCATGATGGCGGTGGTACTCTTCGGAAGCCTGGTGGGCTGCCTGTTGCCCTGTCTGCTGACCAGGTTCAACATAGACCCGGCCACGGCAAGCGTGCCCCTGATAACGTCCATTGCCGACGTAGGAGGCATTATCATCTATTTCAACATCGCCACCCGGCTTCTGAAAATGCACGGAATCCTGTGA
- the rplK gene encoding 50S ribosomal protein L11: MAKKIIAQIKLQIQAGKATPSPPIGPALGQHGVNIMEFCKAYNAMTQNQEGTVIPVVISVYADKSFTFITKTPPASVLLKQAAKIAKGAGDPKRETVGKISRKQLKEIAELKYKDLNAVDMEGALDIIGGTARSMGIEIGD; the protein is encoded by the coding sequence ATGGCAAAAAAGATTATCGCGCAGATCAAGCTTCAGATTCAGGCCGGGAAAGCTACTCCCTCGCCACCGATCGGACCCGCCCTGGGCCAGCACGGGGTGAACATAATGGAATTTTGCAAGGCATACAATGCAATGACACAGAACCAGGAGGGAACGGTAATTCCCGTGGTCATTTCCGTGTATGCCGACAAATCCTTCACCTTTATAACGAAAACGCCTCCCGCATCGGTTTTGCTCAAACAGGCCGCCAAGATAGCGAAGGGGGCGGGAGATCCGAAGCGGGAAACGGTTGGAAAAATTTCCAGGAAGCAACTCAAAGAAATTGCCGAACTCAAGTACAAGGATCTGAATGCCGTAGACATGGAAGGCGCTCTGGACATTATCGGTGGGACGGCTCGATCCATGGGTATAGAGATCGGTGACTAA
- a CDS encoding thioesterase, giving the protein MPETIFTVNRSIGYSETGPDGRLKVGSAFDFLQDAAADHAVRLGVSAADLMVLNLGWVLRQYHLTVKRHPAHGESIRISTWRHSHRRLYELREYEMEDDSGNRIMHARSSWVLINLQSRKPLRLDRNLHHRENGRAISWAVPSPPHPKRVDREITFPVRRHDLDVNRHANNAVFIQWALDTAPPETADTFFLKEINALFIAEALEGDALTSQAQMTEGGDSLSFLHRIVDIKTGRELSRMQSFWQHRSGF; this is encoded by the coding sequence ATGCCAGAAACCATATTCACAGTAAATCGCAGCATCGGCTATTCGGAAACAGGCCCTGACGGCAGGCTGAAAGTCGGCTCTGCCTTTGACTTCCTCCAGGATGCGGCCGCTGACCACGCCGTCCGGCTCGGCGTATCGGCAGCGGACCTCATGGTGCTGAATCTCGGCTGGGTCCTGCGCCAGTACCATCTGACCGTAAAGCGCCATCCTGCCCACGGCGAATCGATCCGGATAAGTACGTGGCGGCATTCCCACCGACGGCTCTATGAGCTGCGGGAATATGAGATGGAAGACGACTCGGGGAACCGGATCATGCATGCCAGGAGTTCTTGGGTTCTCATCAACCTGCAATCGAGAAAACCCCTCCGGCTCGACAGAAATCTGCATCACAGAGAAAACGGCCGGGCAATATCCTGGGCCGTTCCATCCCCCCCGCATCCGAAACGGGTCGACCGGGAAATCACCTTCCCCGTCAGGAGGCACGATCTTGACGTGAACCGCCACGCCAACAACGCCGTTTTTATTCAATGGGCGCTGGATACCGCCCCACCGGAAACGGCAGACACCTTCTTCCTCAAAGAAATCAATGCCCTGTTTATCGCGGAGGCCCTGGAAGGTGATGCCCTCACCTCCCAGGCACAGATGACGGAAGGCGGCGACTCCCTTTCGTTCCTGCACAGGATTGTCGACATAAAAACCGGCAGGGAGCTCTCACGGATGCAAAGCTTCTGGCAACACCGATCCGGTTTTTGA
- the nusG gene encoding transcription termination/antitermination protein NusG — protein sequence MAFKWYVIHTYSGFENRVKQSLEERIAASGMQEYFADILVPEEDVVELVRGERKTSKRKFFPSYMLINMQLNEDTWHLVKETPKVTGFIGSKEKPSPISSDDVELLKTRISEGTLKPKPRFRFEIGDHVRIIDGPFSNFDGVVDEVKEEKGKLRVIVSIFGRSTPVELDFIQVAQS from the coding sequence ATGGCTTTCAAATGGTATGTCATACACACCTACTCGGGATTCGAGAACAGGGTGAAGCAATCTCTTGAGGAACGGATAGCCGCCTCGGGAATGCAGGAGTATTTTGCCGACATCCTCGTTCCCGAAGAGGACGTGGTGGAGCTTGTCCGGGGCGAAAGGAAGACATCGAAGCGCAAGTTTTTCCCCAGCTACATGCTTATCAACATGCAGCTCAATGAGGACACCTGGCACCTTGTGAAGGAAACGCCGAAAGTGACGGGATTCATCGGCAGCAAGGAAAAACCTTCGCCCATTTCGAGTGACGATGTGGAACTCCTGAAGACGAGAATCAGCGAGGGAACGCTGAAACCAAAACCCAGATTCCGGTTCGAAATCGGCGACCATGTGAGAATCATAGACGGCCCCTTCTCAAACTTTGACGGGGTCGTGGACGAGGTGAAGGAAGAAAAGGGCAAGCTGCGGGTTATCGTCAGCATATTCGGGCGATCGACGCCGGTGGAGCTTGATTTTATTCAAGTGGCCCAGAGTTGA
- the secE gene encoding preprotein translocase subunit SecE: MEKIGNAWRVSVQFVREARSELKKVTWPTPKQALASTSVVIFVVLFISLYLGLIDTVLTRLVRLVLG, encoded by the coding sequence ATGGAAAAGATTGGAAATGCCTGGAGAGTGTCGGTTCAGTTTGTACGGGAAGCTCGATCGGAATTGAAAAAAGTCACCTGGCCGACGCCGAAGCAGGCCCTCGCTTCGACATCGGTGGTTATTTTCGTTGTTTTGTTTATAAGCCTCTACCTGGGCCTTATCGACACAGTGTTGACGAGGCTGGTGAGGCTCGTACTGGGATAA
- the rplA gene encoding 50S ribosomal protein L1, whose protein sequence is MAHRGKSYLEQRKKVEPGRSYPVREAVEIVVSTGRAAFDETVDVAIRLGVNPKHADQMVRGSVVLPNGLGKSIRVLVFAKGDKEREAVEAGADYAGSDDLIEKIQGGWLEFDRVVATPDMMGAVGKLGKILGPRGLMPNPKVGTVTFDVKQAVTELKAGQVEFRVDKAGIVHSSVGKVSFGTEKLMENLLALIDSTIKLKPATSKGTYLRNISLATTMGPGVKVDTLDVRNSLRSV, encoded by the coding sequence ATGGCACACAGGGGCAAATCATATCTGGAACAACGAAAAAAGGTAGAGCCGGGCAGAAGCTATCCCGTCAGGGAGGCCGTTGAAATTGTGGTTTCCACGGGAAGGGCCGCGTTTGACGAAACCGTGGATGTCGCTATCCGCCTTGGCGTCAACCCCAAGCATGCCGATCAGATGGTTCGCGGGAGTGTTGTTCTGCCGAACGGACTTGGAAAATCCATCCGGGTTCTTGTTTTTGCCAAGGGCGATAAAGAACGGGAGGCTGTGGAGGCCGGGGCTGATTATGCCGGTTCCGATGATCTGATTGAAAAAATTCAGGGCGGCTGGCTTGAGTTTGACCGGGTGGTGGCCACTCCCGACATGATGGGGGCGGTAGGAAAGCTTGGAAAAATTCTTGGCCCCCGCGGATTGATGCCGAACCCGAAGGTGGGAACGGTGACCTTTGATGTTAAGCAGGCGGTAACGGAGCTGAAAGCGGGACAGGTGGAGTTCCGCGTTGATAAGGCCGGTATCGTTCACAGTTCCGTTGGAAAAGTATCCTTCGGAACGGAAAAACTCATGGAAAACCTTCTCGCGCTTATTGATTCGACTATAAAGCTGAAGCCCGCGACGAGCAAGGGTACCTATCTCAGAAACATATCTCTCGCTACTACCATGGGTCCGGGCGTCAAGGTCGATACCCTTGATGTGCGAAACAGCTTGCGGTCCGTGTAA